The Bacteroidota bacterium genome segment GCCTGACACTGTGGCTCGTCCCTGGTATTTTGTAAAGGAATATGTGATTACACCGCCCGATCTTTTTGATGATTGTATATTTATTTCGCCGTTGAAGCAGGCGGAATCAAAAAGCGACCCTGAATTTTTCCTGCAACAACATTCAGATGAAATTTATTACGACCGAATAAAGTGGTTCAAATCTGAAAGATCGCCCGGATATCGTGTTCCTGCATCTGCAAGATATTATCTGGATACTACCAAACTTCACTTCTATTCAAATTCATTAATCTGTTCCGATACGCTTACTCAGAAAATTGCATTACAATATTCTCCCCCTTTTTATTTCCGGAAAACAGAAGTTACCAACGCCGAATACCGTGAATTTGTAAACTGGGTAAGGGATTCCATTGCCCACACACATTTAAAGCATTTCAACCCAAACGGAACAATTAATTGGTTGACTAAAATTGATTATGCAGATAGTATAACCAGAGAGAAAACTGGCTTTTTTCTTCCAATTCATTTACGCTTTTGGGCTCGAATTGAAGTGGATTCCCGTAAACTGATTTACAAATTCCGAAACAAACCCACTGAACTTTCATCCGATACGCTTGCGGTTTATCCCGATACATTGAGTTGGATACATGATTTCAGTTTCAGTTTTAATGAGCCAATGACTAATATGTATTTCTGGCATCCGGCATACAACACCTATCCTGTGTGTGGTGTAAGTTACTGGCAATGTCTTGCATATCTCGACTGGCTGAATGTGAAAATGAATAAACGTGTTTACGGCAAAGGACTGAAAATAACCTGTGCCTTGCCTTCTGCTGCAGAATGGGATTTGGCAAGCACGGCCGAGAATGAAAACGGACAAATCCGTCTGCTTGGCGAAAACTACAACCAGCTTTGCGACGATTCATGGCTTACTGATTTAGTTGTAAACAACCTTAGAGGCAAGCGTGCATTACAAGTTATCAGTCCCGAAGAATCGGCTGTCAACACAAATGTTGACACAGTAATCAGCAAGTCTCGTTACTTTACTTACCAATTGTTCGATTCCAGAAATCTTCGTTTATTACTTCACGAGAATAAACTGATGTTTGGCAATCTGACTATCGACGATGGTTTTCATACGCAGTCGGTAAATCATCAAACCCCCAATAAATATTTTGATGGACTAAAATTCCGTCGCATGGCACATAAAAGGCCAGCCAATACATACTTTAATGCACATTTAGACAACAATAGCATAAGTTACCTCGACGGGAATGTAAGCGAATGGCTGCGCAACGACATAAACGAATGCTGGCGGCCTGTAATGACGAAGCGTCTAAACCACTGGTCGCCACTAATGACTGCCGAAGATTCTATTGTACGCAGCATCGAAAGCCTTTATTTCCGCCAGCTTCCGGCGCAGGGCAAATTGGTGATGGGCGGAAACTGGTTCGACGAACGTTTCAGCTTGGCCAATGGCAAAAACCCCGCTGGCTACAACGCCAAAACTTTCCTCAACCCGGCCGAAAAGCACTGCACTGTGGGTTTCCGGTATGTGATTTATGTAACGGCAGCCGAAACCACTACCCCGCAACCAAAGAAGCCCTAACTTTATACCAATGAAACACCTGCTCTGGCTGCTGCCTGCCCTGCTAATGCTTTCGGCACATGAAAAAAGCAACACGCCGGCAAAAATTACGGCCGATGGTATTTTGCAACGCATTGCAGCCGGAAAAGACACCACCTACGTGGTTAACTTCTGGGCCACCTGGTGCGCTCCCTGCGTAAAGGAATTGCCCGATTTTGAAAAGCTCGACAGTGCTTACCGTGCAAAGCCGGTGAAAGTGCTGCTCGTATCGCTCGACTTCGAAAATCAGGTGCAAACCAAACTGGTGCCGTTTATACAAAAACGTAAGCTGCACAGCGAAGTACTGCTGCTTAACGAAGTACACGACAACGAATGGATTCCGAAGATTGATGCGAAATGGCAGGGCAACTTACCCGCCACGCTGGTGACGCATGCAGGCAAAGATTTCCGCACGTTTCTGCCCCGCTCCACCCACTTTACTGAGCTTGACAGCCTTGTGCAGCAGGCGTTTTAAGCCAGTTTGCCGGTTAGCTGTTCACCCGGCTTTGAAATAATAAACAAACCGGTGAATGTGAGCAGGCCATTGAGCAGCAGCAACTCATTGCCAAACTGATAACCGCCAAACCACGCTTTGCTGTAGGCATTGAGCACATAACAAATTACAGGCGCAGCAAGGCATACAACCGGAACCAGTTTTTCAACCGTACCCCGCTTGGTGAGTATGCCAAACATAAACAACCCAAGCAGCGGGCCGTAGGTGTAGTTTGCCACAGTAAACAGCTTGCTCACCACCGAATCATCATTGATGATTTTAAACAGCACGATTACCAGCAGCAGCAGCACAGCAAAGGAAATGTGTACCATGTAGCGCAGCCGCTTTTTCTCGGCTTCGGTGCGTGTGCTTTGCGGATTGTTAAAGCCGAGAAAGTCTATACAAAACGATGCGGTGAGCGCTGTCAAAGCCCCGTCGGCACTGGGATAAGCGGCCGAGATAAGACCGATGATAAAGAATATGGCCGAAACTGTGCCCAGATGATTCAGTGCAATGGTAGGAAACAGATCGTCTGACCGCTCAACCGTAATGCCGTGCGCATTGGCATACTGCCAGAGCAATACTCCCAGCCCAAGAAAAAGCAGATTAACCACCACCAGCACGGCACTGAATGTGAGCATATTTTTCTGCGCCTCTTTGAGCGAGCGGCAGCTGATGTTTTTCTGCATCATTTCCTGATCTAATCCGGTCATGGCAATGGCAATGAAAGCCCCGCCAAAAAAGGCTTTCGGGAAAAATTTGGCGTGCGCCCAGTCAGTTACAAAAATCGAAGAACGACTATCGTTTGCAACCGTACTGAACAAACTACCCAGATCATAGCCCGACAAATCGGCAATGAGCCACACACTCAGCACCAGCGAAAGCAGCATGAACGTAGTTTGCAGCGTGTCTGTCCACACAATGGTTTTTACGCCACCTTCAAACGTATAAAGCAAAATGAGAATGACAAAAATGGCTGTGGTTACTGCAAACGGCACGCCCCACTGATCAAACACAAACAGCTGAAGCACATTTACCACAATGTACATGCGGAAAGCCGCGCCAATGGTGCGCGAAAGAATAAAGAAAAACGCACCGGTACGGTACGATACATTGCCCAAACGCTGCTGGAGATAGGTATAAATTGACGTGAGGTTGCGCTTGTAGTAAAGCGGCAAAAGCACAAACGCAATTACCGAATAGCCCAGCAAATAGCCCAGCACCATCTGGAAATACGAAAACTGTTTCGCATCCACCTCACCCGGAACCGACATAAACGTTACTCCCGAAAGCGATGCCCCGATCATTCCGTACGCCACCAGATACCAGCGCGAAGAGCGGTTGCCAACAAAATAAGTTTCGTTGGTAGCACCGCGCGAAGTAATCCACGTAACTCCAAAAAGGATTACCGTGTACAACGCCACACAAATTAAAATCAGGCTGGCCGACATAAATTGATCGTTTTTACAAAGAACGGAATTGCCCTCACCGGATAAGGAATTCCATGAGACCCAATATGAACAGGTTTTTACACAATAGTGGAAAACACCTGTTTTTCGATTATTTCACTGTTTTTTGTCACAAGTCAGTCCATCTCACCTCAATCATAAGTAATTAATTTTCAGCACTATAATTGTATCATTAATTCATTTATCAACAAAACGGACATTGATTCACTAACCGGGTATTTGAAATTAGGGTTTGTTGCTCTACATTTAACCAAACCTAAATAATCAAAAACCCAAATTGCCCATGACAAAACACATGTTAACAGGCTCCCTCCTATTACTGGGACTCTGGGCAAGGGGACAATCGGTAGAACAGAATGTTCTTTCTTCATCCGGCGATTTCTTTTCGAATTCGCAGGGAATGATTGAATGGACATTGGGTGAACCGATGTCGGAAACGTATGGCAATGCGACCAACTTTCTGACACAGGGTTTCCATCAAACCATGCTCGACCCTAATTCGGTGCCCGAGCAGGTTATCGGAAATCTGAGTTTGTTTCCCAACCCATCCAGTGACCAGGTCACACTCCAGTTCGATGCAGAGAGCAGCGGTGTTTATACCGTTGAAATCTACAACGCGCTGGGTCAGCAACTCAGCAGCCGTCAGCTCAACATTATGCCCGGCGGTTACCGACATGAAATAACCGTTCGTGATTTCACCGACGGTATTTATTTTGTGACGGTTCGAAAAGTGGGAACTGATGCATCAGCATCATTCCGTGTAAACAAAGTATCTTAAATTCAAACCCAACCTATGAAAAAAGTATTACTGCTTCTGTTTTCTGTAATTGCAGTACAGTATGCGGTTGCTCAGGCACCTACCCAGATGAAATATCAGGGTGTGGCCCGCAATGCTGCCGGTGCTCCGATTGCAAACGGAACCATCACTGTGAAATTTGATATTCACTCCGGTTCTGCCACAGGCCCGGTTGTTTACACCGAAACACATGCCGGTGTAACCACCAACCAGTTTGGCCTGTTCAATATCAATATTGGTTCAGTAACTCCCCTCACCGCCTCTATTTTTGGTGCTGGTACTGAGTTTATGGAAGTTTCTGTTGACTTTGGCTCTGGTCTTACCAGCCTGGGTACATCACAACTTCTTTCTGTTCCCTACGCCATGTATGCCGAAACTTCGGGCACAGCCGGTCCTGCCGGCCCCACAGGTGCTACTGGTGCAGCTGGTCCTGCCGGCCCTTCTGGTCTCGACGGTGCCACTGGTCCGCAGGGCCCTGCCGGTCCTTCTGGTCTCGACGGTGCTACCGGTCCGCAAGGCCCTCAGGGTGTAGCTGGTCCTTCTGGCCTTGATGGCGCTACAGGTCCGCAAGGTCCTGCCGGTCCTTCTGGTCTCGACGGTGCTACCGGCGCACAAGGCCCCCAAGGTATTCAGGGTGTAGCTGGTGCTAACGGTGCTACAGGTGCTACCGGCCCGGCTGGTGCAAATGGTGCAAATGGTGCTACAGGTGCTACCGGCGCTGCTGGTACAAATGGTGCAAATGGTGCTACAGGTGCTACAGGTCCTGCTGGTCCGCAAGGCGCACAGGGCATTCAGGGTGTGGCTGGTCCGGCTGGTGCTACAGGTGCTGCAGGTCCTCAGGGCGCTCAGGGTATTCAGGGTGTGGCTGGTCCGGCCGGCGCTACTGGCGCTACCGGTGTGGCTGGTGCCACAGGCGCTACTGGTGCTACTGGCCCCGGCGGTATAACTGGTACTACCGGTTATCACCCCAAATTCTTGACCGCCAATACACTTGGCAACTCAATCATGCAGGAAAATACCAACGGCAACGTTTCAGTAAACATTGCTCCGTCAATCAGTTATCGCTTCTACGTATATCAGCAGCAGCTTACTGTTAACGGCGATGGTCAGTCATCAATGTTCGGCTACCGCACCCGCGACAGCCAGAACGATGGTACCGGCTATGCACAGAGCGTGGCTAACGATGCTACCCGCGGTTTCAACTTCTGGGGCGATTTGTACACCTTCGGCGTAGGTGGCTGGAACTACAACGACTATACCCGTTGCGGCGGTACCTTTGGTGCTGAAGTTTCTGGTACTTACTGGGGTTCACTCGGCTACCGTTCTTCTGCACTGTTGAACTACGGTGTGTATGGCTCTGCTGCTTATGCAAACGGTGGCGGCCGTCTCTCTAACGGTGCTGCAACCGGTATTGGTGGTGCTTTTGCCGGCGATCTCATGGGTGCATGGGTACGTGGCGATGTAATGGGTCTTACCACCTCTGGTTCTATGTACGCTGCTTTCAACGTAGGTAATACCTTCAACACCGGCTACCATGCTGATCTCGTAAACACCAACGGTAACGTAACTCCGGCTTACGCGGTTACTTCTACCAAAGTAAAAGTGTACGACGATGGCGCTGGTCAGCTTGCCAGCGGTACAACCCGTGTAAACTTCACACCCGAATTTGCGGCACTCGTAGCTGGTGGCAAACCCACCGTTACCATTACCCCGCAGGGTCAGTGCAATGGTCTTTACATTGTTTCTGTTGACGAAAAAGGCTTCAACGTAGCTGAACTCAACAACGGTACCAGCAGCGTATCATTCTCATGGATTGCTGTGGGCACCCGCGTGGATGCTGCCAAAGCTGAAGTTCCGGCTGAACTTACCAACCCGAATTTCGCAGGAAATATGCAGGGTGTAATGTTCAATGAAGGCAACACCGAACAGTCTGGACAGCCTGTATGGTGGAATGGCTCTTCTCTCCAGTGGTCAGCTCCCCCGAGCTTGTCGCGCGAAGAGAAAGGCAACCTGCTGAGCCGCGGATCTAAGCGCCAGTAATCATTCATTGATTAGTTTTATAAATCCCGTCCGGAAAATTCCGGGCGGGATTTTTGCTTTATCTCCTGGTGTAATGCGTAATTTCGGGAACGATGAATAGCCCAAAAAAACATCAGTCACCGCATCCCCATTTCGTTGCCGTTTTGGGGCAACGAATATGCGTGGCTGTGTTGTGTGTAATGCTTTATTCTACAACGCTTCACGGTCAGCATCAAAAACCGGGGCTTGATGAGACCTATTTCCGAATGATTATAGGTTATCTGGCTGGCGACTCAATGAAAGGCCGTTTGCCCGGCACGGTGGAAGAAAACAGAACTGCCGGATTTATTGCAGAGCAGCTGAAACTGGCCGGTTGTAAACCACTGAAGAAAAAATTCATTCATCCGTTTACCTATTCCAATCCCGATTCAGTGCTTACTACATCGGCTGGCAATGTGCTGGGGGTAATTGACACACGCTCGTCTTATTGCATTGTGGTGAGCGCGCATTACGATCACATTGGCATGGGAAAGCATCATTCAAAAGCACCTTTTTCGAAGCAAATACACAACGGAGCCGACGACAATGCCAGCGGTGTGGCGCTTCTGCTGGGGCTTGCCGGCTGGTGCAGCAAGAACAAACATCTGCTGAACTACGATGTAGTGTTTGCCGCATTCAGCGGCGAGGAAGACGGGCTGCACGGTTCTGATGTGTTTGTACGCAGCGGCATTACTGATACCTCAAAAATTCTCTGCAACCTCAACTTCGATATGCTGGGCCGACTTGATTTGCTGAGGCCGGTACTACGTATTGACGGCGCTACTGATTTTGCCGGCTGGAACAATGTGCTGCCTGCCGATTCGGCCAAAGGCTTTCTGGTTTTGCGCCGCAGCAACCTCATAAAAGGAGGCTCCGACCATTGCAACTTTTCCGACAGGCACATCCCGGCCCTGCTCATCACCACAGGCTTACACAACGATTATCATACGCCCGAAGATGATGAAACGCGCATCAATTACGCTGGCATGAATGCCATTGCCGAATACCTGCGCATGCTTATGCTCAATTTGCAAGGCAGAAAAAAACTTGTGCAGGAATTTCATGCCTGCTGAGCAAACTCACCGCCAATTACAACTGATCGTGTAGCCAGGCCCAGGCCCAGCGTTGCGGCATCTCTGCCTTATCGGCTTTGAGATAGTCGAGGTGTGTGCAGTTTACAACTCTTGAGCGGAATACAGAGGGTTCCCAGCCATTGGCATAAAAACCTGGCGGCATAATGAGCTGATTATCGCTGCCCACCACCCAGTCGTTTGCTGTACCGAGTATTTTGCCAATACGTGTATCGAGCCAGTTTATAAAAGGTGAAGAAAGCGCCGGATCAGGGGTGTAATCGCCAACTACGGGATAGTATCGTGTAAACGGATTAACCGGATTTTTGGGCGATGCGGGCGTCCCGATAATGGCTTTAAGTTCTTCGCTGCCGGGTGTCATTGCCAAACAACCGGGCATGGATACAAACACTTTGGCCGAAAGCTGTAATGCACCGAATATGAGCGACATAAGCATATTACCCGAAATCATGCCCATAATACGCATCATGTTCAGGTAGTCAATAACATTATCGGCCGCTTTGAAATAGTCCACACCGTTGGCACAGGCAATGGGCATGAATTTCTCCACAGCCATTACATTTTCGTAAAGTGGTTTATCAATGCAAATGGTTTTGCCTACCAGCCCGCCCCGGCTGGTGGAAATCATGTCAACCGGTTTTGTAAAACGGAATCCCGGCCCGAGTCGTTTCTTAAATTCGGCCACATTTTCGGCCGGCCCATGCACAATTGAAGGATGATCAAAGGCAATGATCTGCTCGTATTTGCCGCCGTGGCGCATCACTTTGGTAAGCCATGAAGTTTCAGGATCAGGGCCGATAATGCCTTTGTATGAATTTTCGGTGGTAGAAAAGGTGCCGTGCAGAAGCAGCAATGTTTTTTTGCCTGGATCAAGTTCAAAGCCTCCGCCAATTTCCTTAAACGCCCCGTTATCAAAGCGCAGGAGTCGATAGGCATTATCTTTCATCAGAAAATCCTTGGCCGGTTTACCAAAAATTTTGAATGTAAGCACGCGTACAATCATGCGGTGCTTCCAGTTTTTGAAAATGCCCTTGCTGAAGCGTTTTTTATCTTCTTCATCCGGCACATCAAAAAAGTAGTTCATCCTGTCGCCATCACGTTCACCGGCGGGCAAAATGTATTCGGGATAACCTTCAGAAGCCAGCTGATCATCCTGATGGGTGTGATGAAGAAATACGAGTGCGCCTTCATCTTCTCCCAGCATGAGTGTTAACCGCAAACGCCTGCTTGATTTATTCTTCCCGAAACGCAACCGGTCGAATGCAATAAACCGCTCACGGATACGATCGCCAATCATGTTTTGCCATTCTTTCACAAACCCAACCTCGCGCGAAGTCACGCCAAAAGAATCCGCATTGAATTCACCCGAACAATCAATCTCTCCCGACCAGTCAACCGGCTTATCATCAGCCCTGCCGAGTGTGCCCCAAAGCCCTTCGGTACCGGCCTTGCGGTTTTTGGCAATTTTATCGGCCAGTGCGTTTACGAGTTTATTATTTCTGAAGAGTTTCTCGCGCTTACCAAGTGGAAGAAACGTGGTTCCGGCTCCATTATCAATGAGGTCGTGAAGGATGGAAATGATTGCCATAGCGGGATAAGTGTAAGGATGCAGCAATATAATAACACATCATTCCCGTTTCTGAAACTGTTGAAAAGAAAAATATGAATCTTCTTGCAGCTAAAAAAGGCTAAAAAAAAACAGGCTGCCTTTTTCAAGACAGCCTGCAAAAAACCTGGCAATTATCAATTGGTATTGAAAAGGAAATGGTTGGGCGTAACAATGTGATTACGGATTGCAAAAAGCACAAGACCGGCCGTATTGTTTACACCAAGTTTATTCATGATGTTTTTGCGGTGCGTAGTTACGGTGTGTGCACTGAGACAAAGGCGGTCGGCAATTTCTTTATTGGTTAGTCCTTCGGCCACAAGGCGAATGATTTCGCCTTCACGGGCAGAAATGCGTACACCGTCGCAGCTGTATTCGGTATCCGGTGTGGCTTCATCGGGACTCGCCATCACCTCGTTTACGATTTTTCCGCAGAAAAAGGCTTCGCCGTTTGCCGTGGCGCGTATTGCATCGAGAATTTCTTCCCGGTCGCATTCAGTAAGCAGGTAACTGCATACACCGGCTTCGAGCGCGGCGTTGAGGTCTTTACGGCCCGGACGCTGCGTAATGGCAAGTACCTTGAGCGAAGGATTGGAAGTAACCGCGGCACGGATACTTTGAACACCCCAGCCCGGCTGAAGATGATCGATAATGAGTACATCAAACGGAGAAGCTGCCGAAAGCTGACGAAGCATTTCTGCCCCATCGGCCTCGCCGGAAAGCGCAAGATCAGCCTCTGAGCTTATCAGAGCACGAAGCCCTTCTCGCACCAGATACTGCTGACCTGCTATGGCAATGCGGATTTTCATACGCTTATTTAGACTAAATTCAAATAAGATTACAGGCAAAAGTAATACGCAATCAGCCGATCACCAAATTAAGCCTGTAAAGTTTTTTAAACAATCCACTGTTCGGCAATCTGAAAAGTTATACCCTCCTCAGCCAGAGTGGTTTGTGCGAATTCCTGACGAGCCTCATTCAGTAATTCATCTAATTCGCGATAACGGACCGAAAAATGGCCGATAAGCAGTTGTTTTACCCCGGCCAAACGCGCCACACGCCCTGCTTCAAGGGCTGTGGTATGATGAGTTACCTTGGCCCGCTCCAGCAAATTGTGCAAAAAAGTGGCTTCGTGGTAAAGAAGGTCCACCCCTTTTATTTGCGCAATCACCCGTTCATCATAACGTGTATCTGAGCAAAATGCATATGAACGTGATGCCGCGCGGCCACGTGTTACCTGCTTGTTTTCAACCAGCGTGCCATCGTCGAGCCGCACATCCTCGCCGTTTTTAAGTGCATTCATTTGCGAAACGGGAATATTGTAAAACACGGCTTTTTCTTTGTCAATGGAGAACGGCCGCGGCTTTTCACGAAATAAAAATCCGCAGCAGGGAATGCGGTGATTGAGCAAAACTGTCTCTACCGTAAGCCATTCATCTTCAAATATAACCTCCTGCTTATCAAAACGATGCTCACGCCAGTGAATCGGATAGTTTAAAACCGTTCCTGAGAACTCAAGTTGTATTTCGATAATCATTTTCAGGCCGGGGGGATGGAAAATATACAGCGGATTTTTTCGGCCCAGCAGGTGAAGTGATGACAGTAACCCCATCAGCCCCAGGTAATGATCGCCGTGCAGGTGACTGATGAAAATATGGTTAATACGCTGAAAGCGTATATGATTACGGCGAAGCTGAATTTGTGTACCCTCCCCGCAATCGATAAGAAAAAACCGCTCAGCCACATTGAGCAGCTGAGCGGTGGGAAATCTTTTTGAAGTGGGTGTAGCCGAACTGCTGCCCAGAATGGTGAGCTCGAATGGCGTGCCCATAAAATAATTAATGCGAAATGGTAAGACGACGGGTAACCGTGCTGTTGCCCATGCGGAAAGAGTACATGTACACACCGGCAGGCAATGCGGCTGTTTCGAGTGTGAAACGGTTGCTGCCTTTTTCAGCATCAATTGTCT includes the following:
- a CDS encoding SUMF1/EgtB/PvdO family nonheme iron enzyme; this translates as MNLGTLLGFLAIMCASALSAQKLQRDTIAVLPGVGPTVAFERRFDGKIKQVGPDKFICELAPDTVARPWYFVKEYVITPPDLFDDCIFISPLKQAESKSDPEFFLQQHSDEIYYDRIKWFKSERSPGYRVPASARYYLDTTKLHFYSNSLICSDTLTQKIALQYSPPFYFRKTEVTNAEYREFVNWVRDSIAHTHLKHFNPNGTINWLTKIDYADSITREKTGFFLPIHLRFWARIEVDSRKLIYKFRNKPTELSSDTLAVYPDTLSWIHDFSFSFNEPMTNMYFWHPAYNTYPVCGVSYWQCLAYLDWLNVKMNKRVYGKGLKITCALPSAAEWDLASTAENENGQIRLLGENYNQLCDDSWLTDLVVNNLRGKRALQVISPEESAVNTNVDTVISKSRYFTYQLFDSRNLRLLLHENKLMFGNLTIDDGFHTQSVNHQTPNKYFDGLKFRRMAHKRPANTYFNAHLDNNSISYLDGNVSEWLRNDINECWRPVMTKRLNHWSPLMTAEDSIVRSIESLYFRQLPAQGKLVMGGNWFDERFSLANGKNPAGYNAKTFLNPAEKHCTVGFRYVIYVTAAETTTPQPKKP
- a CDS encoding collagen-like protein; its protein translation is MKKVLLLLFSVIAVQYAVAQAPTQMKYQGVARNAAGAPIANGTITVKFDIHSGSATGPVVYTETHAGVTTNQFGLFNINIGSVTPLTASIFGAGTEFMEVSVDFGSGLTSLGTSQLLSVPYAMYAETSGTAGPAGPTGATGAAGPAGPSGLDGATGPQGPAGPSGLDGATGPQGPQGVAGPSGLDGATGPQGPAGPSGLDGATGAQGPQGIQGVAGANGATGATGPAGANGANGATGATGAAGTNGANGATGATGPAGPQGAQGIQGVAGPAGATGAAGPQGAQGIQGVAGPAGATGATGVAGATGATGATGPGGITGTTGYHPKFLTANTLGNSIMQENTNGNVSVNIAPSISYRFYVYQQQLTVNGDGQSSMFGYRTRDSQNDGTGYAQSVANDATRGFNFWGDLYTFGVGGWNYNDYTRCGGTFGAEVSGTYWGSLGYRSSALLNYGVYGSAAYANGGGRLSNGAATGIGGAFAGDLMGAWVRGDVMGLTTSGSMYAAFNVGNTFNTGYHADLVNTNGNVTPAYAVTSTKVKVYDDGAGQLASGTTRVNFTPEFAALVAGGKPTVTITPQGQCNGLYIVSVDEKGFNVAELNNGTSSVSFSWIAVGTRVDAAKAEVPAELTNPNFAGNMQGVMFNEGNTEQSGQPVWWNGSSLQWSAPPSLSREEKGNLLSRGSKRQ
- a CDS encoding TlpA family protein disulfide reductase yields the protein MKHLLWLLPALLMLSAHEKSNTPAKITADGILQRIAAGKDTTYVVNFWATWCAPCVKELPDFEKLDSAYRAKPVKVLLVSLDFENQVQTKLVPFIQKRKLHSEVLLLNEVHDNEWIPKIDAKWQGNLPATLVTHAGKDFRTFLPRSTHFTELDSLVQQAF
- a CDS encoding T9SS type A sorting domain-containing protein; translation: MTKHMLTGSLLLLGLWARGQSVEQNVLSSSGDFFSNSQGMIEWTLGEPMSETYGNATNFLTQGFHQTMLDPNSVPEQVIGNLSLFPNPSSDQVTLQFDAESSGVYTVEIYNALGQQLSSRQLNIMPGGYRHEITVRDFTDGIYFVTVRKVGTDASASFRVNKVS
- a CDS encoding M28 family peptidase; this translates as MIIGYLAGDSMKGRLPGTVEENRTAGFIAEQLKLAGCKPLKKKFIHPFTYSNPDSVLTTSAGNVLGVIDTRSSYCIVVSAHYDHIGMGKHHSKAPFSKQIHNGADDNASGVALLLGLAGWCSKNKHLLNYDVVFAAFSGEEDGLHGSDVFVRSGITDTSKILCNLNFDMLGRLDLLRPVLRIDGATDFAGWNNVLPADSAKGFLVLRRSNLIKGGSDHCNFSDRHIPALLITTGLHNDYHTPEDDETRINYAGMNAIAEYLRMLMLNLQGRKKLVQEFHAC
- a CDS encoding ribonuclease Z, whose translation is MGTPFELTILGSSSATPTSKRFPTAQLLNVAERFFLIDCGEGTQIQLRRNHIRFQRINHIFISHLHGDHYLGLMGLLSSLHLLGRKNPLYIFHPPGLKMIIEIQLEFSGTVLNYPIHWREHRFDKQEVIFEDEWLTVETVLLNHRIPCCGFLFREKPRPFSIDKEKAVFYNIPVSQMNALKNGEDVRLDDGTLVENKQVTRGRAASRSYAFCSDTRYDERVIAQIKGVDLLYHEATFLHNLLERAKVTHHTTALEAGRVARLAGVKQLLIGHFSVRYRELDELLNEARQEFAQTTLAEEGITFQIAEQWIV
- a CDS encoding response regulator transcription factor; the encoded protein is MKIRIAIAGQQYLVREGLRALISSEADLALSGEADGAEMLRQLSAASPFDVLIIDHLQPGWGVQSIRAAVTSNPSLKVLAITQRPGRKDLNAALEAGVCSYLLTECDREEILDAIRATANGEAFFCGKIVNEVMASPDEATPDTEYSCDGVRISAREGEIIRLVAEGLTNKEIADRLCLSAHTVTTHRKNIMNKLGVNNTAGLVLFAIRNHIVTPNHFLFNTN
- a CDS encoding sodium:solute symporter; translation: MSASLILICVALYTVILFGVTWITSRGATNETYFVGNRSSRWYLVAYGMIGASLSGVTFMSVPGEVDAKQFSYFQMVLGYLLGYSVIAFVLLPLYYKRNLTSIYTYLQQRLGNVSYRTGAFFFILSRTIGAAFRMYIVVNVLQLFVFDQWGVPFAVTTAIFVILILLYTFEGGVKTIVWTDTLQTTFMLLSLVLSVWLIADLSGYDLGSLFSTVANDSRSSIFVTDWAHAKFFPKAFFGGAFIAIAMTGLDQEMMQKNISCRSLKEAQKNMLTFSAVLVVVNLLFLGLGVLLWQYANAHGITVERSDDLFPTIALNHLGTVSAIFFIIGLISAAYPSADGALTALTASFCIDFLGFNNPQSTRTEAEKKRLRYMVHISFAVLLLLVIVLFKIINDDSVVSKLFTVANYTYGPLLGLFMFGILTKRGTVEKLVPVVCLAAPVICYVLNAYSKAWFGGYQFGNELLLLNGLLTFTGLFIISKPGEQLTGKLA